In Acidiphilium acidophilum, one genomic interval encodes:
- a CDS encoding sugar transferase codes for MSSDHYSSPTSLFQQTHSGRPVAGRLSPGTGFSLLAAFGEAAIIAGAVAAALLLFRSTSSLGWASWVALIGLPLSTVAILAQRQFYAAHNLLFARFQPLRLTGAWIGAFATTIVLATLARSIEPVRLHEIGMVPPELAVLFGAGLGALFAGRVAWAVVRPRFAIHAVPRVLFIGALDASRRLLAQLHEEDTIHLVATLDYRDDTIARSATADLASVEPTLSGHDRLAAMLEREAIDAILIALPHTPQDATAAIAAAAQSCGVTTVALPGRSLRRNPAAGFTTLGGVPVLQRETTGLPPGFMVQKRLFDLLLGGLVLLVIAPVMAIIAVLIRLDSSGPVLFRQLRVGRGGALFEILKFRTMHHQVPRDPGQDHGAVPDQLQTARNDRRITRLGAVLRRHSLDELPQIFNVLRGDMSIIGPRPHAADMTVEGMRLEALVPDYTARFAVPPGITGWAQINGRRGILDTAIALQNRVDHDLYYIENWSLGFDVSILLRTILCVIRDDQAF; via the coding sequence TTGTCTTCGGATCATTATTCCAGCCCGACCAGCCTATTTCAGCAGACGCATTCTGGCAGGCCGGTTGCCGGGCGGCTCTCGCCCGGCACCGGCTTCTCGCTTCTGGCAGCCTTCGGCGAAGCCGCGATCATCGCCGGGGCCGTCGCCGCCGCCCTCCTGTTGTTCCGGTCCACCAGTTCTCTCGGCTGGGCAAGCTGGGTCGCCCTGATCGGTCTGCCGCTGTCCACCGTGGCTATTCTCGCCCAGCGGCAGTTCTATGCCGCTCACAATCTCCTGTTCGCGCGATTCCAGCCACTGCGTCTGACCGGTGCCTGGATCGGGGCGTTCGCGACCACCATCGTGCTGGCCACGCTCGCCCGGAGCATCGAGCCGGTGCGCCTGCACGAAATCGGCATGGTGCCGCCGGAACTCGCCGTCCTGTTCGGGGCCGGGCTCGGCGCGCTGTTCGCGGGCCGGGTTGCATGGGCGGTCGTTCGCCCGCGATTCGCGATTCATGCCGTGCCGCGGGTCCTGTTCATCGGCGCGCTCGACGCGAGCCGCCGTCTGCTCGCCCAGTTGCACGAGGAGGACACGATCCATCTCGTCGCCACGCTCGACTATCGCGACGACACGATCGCTCGATCCGCCACGGCGGATTTGGCTTCCGTGGAACCCACTCTATCGGGTCACGACCGGCTTGCCGCAATGCTGGAGCGCGAGGCGATCGATGCAATCCTGATCGCGCTGCCGCACACGCCGCAGGATGCAACCGCCGCGATCGCCGCCGCCGCGCAGAGTTGCGGGGTCACCACGGTGGCCCTCCCCGGCCGGTCGCTGCGGCGCAACCCCGCCGCCGGCTTCACCACCCTCGGCGGTGTGCCAGTCCTGCAACGCGAGACGACGGGCCTGCCGCCCGGCTTCATGGTGCAGAAGCGCCTGTTCGATCTCCTGCTCGGTGGGCTGGTCCTGCTCGTCATCGCCCCGGTCATGGCGATCATCGCGGTCCTGATCCGGCTCGATTCGTCGGGTCCGGTGCTGTTTCGCCAGCTGCGGGTCGGTCGCGGCGGTGCGCTGTTTGAAATCCTGAAGTTCCGCACCATGCACCATCAGGTCCCCCGTGATCCGGGCCAGGATCACGGGGCGGTGCCAGATCAATTACAAACCGCGCGCAACGATCGGCGCATCACCCGCCTCGGCGCGGTATTACGCCGGCACAGCCTCGATGAACTGCCCCAGATTTTCAACGTGCTGCGCGGCGATATGTCGATCATCGGCCCCCGCCCGCACGCGGCCGACATGACGGTCGAGGGCATGCGCCTCGAAGCACTGGTACCCGACTACACCGCGCGCTTCGCGGTCCCGCCCGGGATCACCGGATGGGCCCAGATCAATGGCCGTCGCGGCATTCTCGACACCGCCATCGCCCTGCAGAACCGGGTCGACCACGACCTCTATTATATCGAAAACTGGTCACTCGGCTTCGATGTTTCGATTCTGCTGCGCACCATCCTGTGCGTAATCCGCGACGATCAGGCGTTCTGA
- a CDS encoding P-loop NTPase family protein, producing the protein MNTHFRPVQSEHPVRDHLGDSTTARPLTTTTAIHTEPLPYGFIALFQTIETLRVPDRSFIIQFVAPHPGAGTSTVAAGFAIAAAQSYRRPVLLIDAGAAYAAGPLEPVPTDTAYLMKSTLRPRAEPFIDPAETSLENRLADLRRHYHAIVIDCPALGRSAEAVTIARHCDGTALIAAAARSSAREMLAARDAITQVGGQILGAVFNRERSYRPRWLGGQG; encoded by the coding sequence ATGAACACCCATTTCCGTCCCGTCCAAAGTGAACACCCCGTTCGGGATCACCTCGGCGACTCCACGACCGCGCGCCCGCTGACCACCACGACAGCAATCCATACCGAACCGCTGCCATACGGGTTCATCGCGCTGTTTCAGACGATCGAAACCCTGAGGGTGCCGGATCGCAGCTTCATCATCCAGTTCGTGGCACCGCACCCCGGTGCCGGCACCTCCACGGTCGCAGCCGGCTTCGCCATCGCCGCAGCGCAATCCTACCGTCGTCCGGTCCTGCTCATCGATGCCGGTGCCGCTTATGCCGCCGGCCCGTTGGAGCCGGTTCCGACCGATACGGCCTATCTCATGAAATCCACCCTCCGGCCCCGGGCCGAGCCTTTCATCGATCCGGCGGAAACCAGCCTCGAAAACCGCCTCGCCGATCTGCGCCGCCATTACCATGCCATCGTGATCGACTGCCCCGCCCTCGGCCGTTCCGCCGAAGCCGTCACCATCGCCCGCCATTGCGATGGAACCGCACTGATCGCCGCCGCCGCGCGGTCTTCAGCCCGCGAAATGCTTGCCGCGCGTGATGCCATCACGCAGGTCGGCGGTCAGATCCTTGGTGCGGTGTTCAACCGCGAGCGCAGCTATCGCCCGCGCTGGCTGGGGGGACAAGGTTGA
- a CDS encoding lipopolysaccharide biosynthesis protein yields MTSRPCAEPQRRNLHRLIAGYLPATIIPAVVSLGVVLAFTRLLSPAEYGRYSLAFTALTVMQVSLFYTLSLAIVRFYPIAARNGTTSDLVRTSYIGILVVGLVAAGATVAVLLFVPLPPRLVPVLWLAVPLLLLRATVSAGQAVRRASDSVRAYSIVECGQSIIGFSAGVVLVILRGPTAINVMLGLIIGAATMLAIGARDFWRAFLAGRFDATLRRDAWVFCAPLAATYAVSAALQYGDRFMVAGLAGVQALGIYTVATVLVDRPTSLAGMAITTATFPRVVHIMENEGVETARTQLGFNGILLLAVAAPACLGLMLIAPQLAFISVGSAFRTGLVKLLPIVAATALVRMMSAHFIDHAYHLARRSDLMLLAYGPLAVLNLGIDVVLIPRYGVLGAAWAAFGCLSLQCLLSAILARRVFPLLLPLADIVRVAVAMIPMVVLARMITLSNPWLHLAVIMLGSILTYAVMLVAVDLGGLRGMLATRLRRGVTVQGRA; encoded by the coding sequence TTGACGTCGCGACCCTGCGCCGAACCGCAACGCCGCAACCTCCACCGCCTGATCGCGGGCTATCTGCCGGCCACGATCATTCCTGCCGTGGTCTCGCTCGGCGTCGTGCTCGCGTTCACCCGCCTGTTGTCCCCCGCCGAATACGGCCGGTACAGTCTAGCATTCACCGCGCTGACGGTCATGCAGGTCTCGTTGTTCTACACGTTGAGCCTCGCGATCGTACGGTTCTACCCGATAGCGGCGCGAAACGGCACCACGTCGGATCTGGTGCGAACCAGCTATATCGGCATCCTGGTTGTAGGCCTGGTTGCAGCGGGTGCGACGGTTGCGGTTCTGCTGTTCGTTCCGCTCCCGCCCCGGCTGGTTCCGGTGCTCTGGCTGGCGGTGCCGCTCCTGTTGCTGCGCGCCACCGTCTCGGCCGGGCAGGCGGTGCGCCGCGCCAGCGATTCGGTCCGCGCTTATTCGATCGTCGAATGCGGGCAGTCGATCATCGGCTTCAGCGCGGGTGTCGTGCTGGTGATCCTGCGCGGCCCCACGGCCATCAATGTCATGCTCGGCCTCATCATCGGCGCCGCGACCATGCTGGCGATCGGCGCGCGGGATTTCTGGCGCGCCTTCCTCGCAGGGCGGTTCGACGCCACCCTGCGGCGCGATGCCTGGGTGTTCTGCGCGCCGCTCGCCGCGACCTACGCCGTCAGTGCCGCGCTGCAATACGGCGACCGCTTCATGGTCGCCGGGCTTGCCGGGGTTCAGGCGCTGGGCATCTATACCGTAGCGACGGTCCTGGTCGACCGCCCGACCTCGCTTGCGGGCATGGCCATCACCACGGCGACATTCCCGCGCGTCGTGCACATCATGGAAAACGAGGGGGTCGAAACCGCGCGCACGCAGCTCGGGTTCAACGGCATCCTCCTGCTCGCGGTCGCCGCACCGGCCTGCCTCGGCCTCATGCTGATCGCCCCGCAACTCGCGTTCATTTCGGTTGGCTCCGCGTTCCGCACCGGGCTGGTGAAACTGCTGCCGATCGTGGCCGCGACCGCGCTGGTCCGCATGATGTCGGCCCATTTCATCGATCATGCCTATCACCTCGCCCGCCGGTCCGACCTGATGCTGCTGGCTTACGGCCCGCTCGCGGTGCTCAATCTCGGTATCGATGTCGTGCTGATCCCCCGCTACGGCGTACTCGGTGCCGCCTGGGCCGCGTTCGGCTGCCTCAGCCTGCAATGCCTGCTCAGCGCGATCCTGGCCCGCCGGGTTTTTCCGCTTCTGCTGCCGTTGGCCGATATCGTGCGTGTCGCGGTCGCCATGATCCCGATGGTGGTGCTCGCGCGCATGATCACGCTCTCCAACCCGTGGCTTCATCTCGCCGTGATCATGCTCGGAAGCATCCTCACCTACGCGGTCATGCTGGTCGCCGTGGATCTCGGCGGCCTGCGCGGAATGCTCGCCACACGGCTTCGTCGCGGTGTCACCGTTCAGGGGCGGGCATGA
- a CDS encoding glucosamine inositolphosphorylceramide transferase family protein, whose product MSAAYTSIDPPRSFRRVWRDRLLCEWWSIGICARSIGEVLDHGALGPVHWLEPARGAAYRADPFVLPGTGLLLCEEVPLASGIGRIVALRAHDGSFAPVRTLLDDGIHRSYPFIWQDGGESFLLPESSAGGPTILYRITPDLRLQTVTTIAPGRRLVDATMFRAGTRLWIAATDLEYGTNDNLCLYHADHPAGPWLAHALNPVVTHRRTARSGGTPFHHAGRFFRPAQDCSETYGGALIITEITALTPDVFAERIVCRLAPDRNGPFPDGLHTLSSDGERCFVDGKRMVFDPRVVAGKIARRLTTRPRTLRLVA is encoded by the coding sequence ATGAGCGCGGCCTACACCTCGATCGATCCTCCGCGCAGCTTCCGCCGCGTCTGGCGCGACCGGCTCCTCTGCGAATGGTGGTCGATCGGCATCTGCGCGCGTTCGATCGGTGAGGTGCTGGATCACGGTGCCTTGGGGCCGGTGCACTGGCTGGAACCCGCGCGCGGTGCCGCCTACCGGGCCGATCCGTTCGTCCTGCCCGGCACCGGGCTGCTATTGTGCGAGGAGGTGCCGCTCGCAAGCGGCATCGGGCGTATCGTGGCCTTGCGCGCGCATGATGGAAGCTTCGCGCCGGTGCGCACCTTGCTCGACGACGGTATCCACCGGTCGTACCCGTTTATCTGGCAGGACGGCGGCGAGAGTTTTCTGCTCCCCGAATCTTCTGCCGGCGGGCCGACCATACTCTATCGCATCACGCCCGATCTGCGTCTCCAAACCGTCACCACCATCGCTCCCGGCCGCCGGCTGGTCGATGCCACAATGTTTCGGGCCGGCACGCGTCTCTGGATCGCGGCGACCGATCTCGAATACGGCACCAACGACAATCTCTGCCTTTATCACGCCGATCATCCGGCCGGCCCCTGGCTGGCCCATGCGTTGAACCCGGTCGTGACCCACCGCCGCACCGCCCGAAGCGGCGGCACGCCCTTTCATCACGCGGGCCGCTTCTTCCGCCCGGCACAGGACTGTAGCGAAACCTATGGCGGCGCGCTGATCATCACCGAAATCACCGCATTGACGCCGGATGTTTTCGCCGAACGCATCGTCTGCCGGCTCGCCCCCGACCGGAACGGTCCGTTTCCCGACGGGCTGCACACTTTGTCCTCGGACGGCGAACGCTGCTTCGTCGACGGCAAGCGCATGGTGTTCGACCCGCGTGTAGTCGCGGGCAAAATCGCGCGCCGCCTGACCACGCGCCCCCGTACACTGAGGCTGGTG